Proteins from one Emys orbicularis isolate rEmyOrb1 chromosome 2, rEmyOrb1.hap1, whole genome shotgun sequence genomic window:
- the TRIL gene encoding TLR4 interactor with leucine rich repeats: protein MEAPRRLGLMLLLPWVVCGCFSLLLLLPPVESMCPEPCDCQLQQHLLCTNRGLRAVPKTADPQGILTYSLGGNFIANISAFDFHRLAGLQRLDLQYNRIRWLHPKAFERLALLEELYLGNNQLVALAPGTLHPLAKLRILYVNANEIGRLSTASFTGLGSLVKLRLDGNALASLGEATFSGLPNLLYLHLESNHIRWLSRGAFAGLAKLRFLDLSGNQQSSLRHPEIFGPLRSLSTLLLAGNSLQQLGGGLFQHLPGLAKLSLSSNRLTQLAPDAFAGLGALKELRLDGNLLSHLPATLLEPLRSLEALDLSRNVLAALHPAAFGPLPKLRELSLRDNALAVLPGELFTSSLALQRLELDGNAWSCDCRLRGLKRWLGTRHSQGRLLTVFVQCRLPPALSGKYLDYLQDAQLLPPDGADCHSGTSPSPSLPPATGQWPREQQWQLILAPEGFGGNSSRSPAQGGPGSLPSASTMHLLDAQEGLAPARGSGRAEPTPTASLPDLLGSSRPPPPLAGPAWPRRARKHHLAPSAAGAPLVSDACDFNKLFLCNLSVEAVGTSSVTVRWWVRPHRSPRLLGPVRFRLLFDRFGASVKFQRFVYLAERSEPAATLRELRPDTPYLVCVEGVLGGRVCPVAPRDHCVGLVTLPNGGAAGGPDQQLLTLVLLAVNALLLFVALAAWVSRLVRRKMQGRRQAAPVHVRQMYSTRRPLRSMGTGVSADFSGFQSHRPPRSAVACALSETDLIEFPCERFADSSGARRGEDHLLQQRFAD from the coding sequence ATGGAGGCGCCTCGCAGGCTCGGCTTGATGCTGCTGCTGCCGTGGGTGGTTTGTggctgcttctccctcctcttgCTGCTTCCCCCCGTGGAGTCCATGTGCCCGGAGCCATGCGActgccagctgcagcagcacctcctgtGCACCAACCGGGGGCTGCGGGCGGTGCCCAAAACCGCCGACCCCCAGGGCATCCTGACCTACAGCCTGGGGGGCAACTTCATCGCCAACATCTCTGCCTTCGACTTCCACCGCCTGGCGGGTCTGCAGCGCCTGGACCTGCAGTACAACCGCATCCGCTGGCTGCACCCCAAGGCCTTCGAGCGCCTGGCGCTGCTGGAGGAGCTCTACCTGGGCAACAACCAGCTGGTGGCACTGGCGCCGGGCACCCTCCACCCGCTGGCCAAGCTGCGCATCCTCTACGTGAATGCTAATGAGATTGGCCGCCTGAGCACTGCCTCCTTCACCGGCCTGGGCAGCCTGGTCAAGCTGCGGCTGGACGGCAATGCGCTGGCCTCGCTGGGCGAAGCCACCTTCTCAGGACTCCCCAACCTACTCTACTTGCACCTGGAGTCCAACCACATCCGCTGGCTGAGCCGCGGCGCCTTTGCTGGCCTGGCCAAACTGCGCTTCCTTGACCTGTCTGGGAACCAGCAGAGTTCGCTGCGTCACCCAGAGATCTTTGGGCCACTGCGCTCACTCAGCACACTGCTCCTCGCTGGCAACAGCCTGCAGCAACTGGGTGGGGGCCTCTTTCAGCACCTGCCCGGCCTGGCCAAGCTCTCACTCAGCAGCAACCGGCTAACACAGCTGGCGCCGGATGCCTTcgctgggctgggggcactgaAGGAGCTGCGACTGGATGGGAACCTGCTGAGCCACCTGCCCGCCACCTTGTTGGAGCCACTGCGCAGCCTGGAAGCGCTGGACCTGAGCCGCAACGTGCTGGCTGCCTTGCACCCTGCCGCTTTCGGCCCCCTGCCCAAGCTACGGGAGCTCAGCCTGCGCGACAATGCACTGGCCGTGCTGCCGGGGGAGCTCTTCACCTCTAGCCTGGCTCTTCAGCGCTTGGAGCTGGACGGCAATGCCTGGAGCTGTGACTGCCGCCTGCGGGGCCtgaagcgctggctgggcacaCGGCACTCACAGGGACGGCTGCTCACTGTCTTTGTGCAGTGTCGCCTGCCACCTGCCCTGTCCGGCAAGTACCTCGACTACCTTCAGGACGCACAGCTGCTGCCGCCTGACGGTGCCGACTGCCACAGTGGGacctccccatctccctccctgccacctgCAACAGGGCAGTGGCCCAGGGAGCAACAGTGGCAGCTGATCCTGGcccctgaggggtttgggggcaaCAGCAGCCGCAGCCCGGCACAAGGGGGACCCGGATCCCTGCCCTCTGCCTCCACTATGCACCTGCTGGATGCTCAGGAGGGGCTTGCTCCAGCCCGAGGCAGCGGGAGAGCCGAGCCCACCCCTACGGCCTCCCTACCCGACCTGCTGGGCAGCTCCAGGCCACCCCCGCCTCTGGCTGGCCCTGCGTGGCCTCGGCGGGCTAGGAAGCACCACCTAGCCCCCTCTGCGGCTGGGGCCCCGCTGGTATCCGACGCCTGCGACTTCAACAAGCTCTTCCTGTGCAACCTGTCAGTAGAGGCGGTGGGCACTAGCTCGGTGACCGTGCGCTGGTGGGTGCGGCCTCACCGCAGTCCCCGCCTGCTGGGGCCCGTGCGCTTCAGACTCCTCTTCGACCGCTTTGGGGCCTCTGTCAAGTTCCAGCGCTTTGTCTACCTGGCGGAGCGGAGTGAGCCAGCTGCCACCCTGCGGGAGCTGCGCCCTGACACCCCTTACCTGGTCTGTGtggagggggtgctgggtggcCGCGTCTGCCCGGTGGCGCCGCGGGACCACTGTGTGGGGCTGGTCACCCTGCCCAACGGGGGCGCGGCTGGCGGCCCAGACCAGCAGCTCCTCACACTGGTGTTGCTGGCGGTGAATGCGCTGCTGCTCTTCGTGGCCCTGGCGGCCTGGGTATCCCGCCTGGTGCGGAGGAAAATGCAGGGGCGACGGCAGGCAGCGCCGGTGCACGTGCGACAGATGTACTCAACCCGCCGGCCGCTCCGCTCCATGGGCACTGGCGTCTCCGCCGATTTTTCTGGCTTCCAGTCCCACCGCCCGCCCCGCAGCGCCGTCGCTTGTGCCCTCAGCGAGACTGACCTCATTGAGTTCCCCTGCGAGCGCTTCGCCGACAGCAGCGGTGCCCGGCGCGGGGAGGACCACCTGCTGCAGCAGCGATTCGCTGACTAG